From one Rhopalosiphum padi isolate XX-2018 chromosome 2, ASM2088224v1, whole genome shotgun sequence genomic stretch:
- the LOC132921608 gene encoding small ribosomal subunit protein eS27, with translation MPLAKDLLHPTAIEERRKHKLKRLVQHPNSFFMDVKCPGCYKITTVFSHAQSVVICTGCSTILCQPTGGRARLTEGCSFRKKAY, from the exons ATGCCT TTAGCTAAAGATTTGCTTCATCCTACTGCTATCGAAGAACGCAGGAAACACAAGTTAAAGCGTCTGGTCCAACACCCAAATTCTTTCTTTATGGATGTCAAATGCCCCGgatgttataaaattacaacTGTATTCAGTCATGCTCAGAGCGTAGTTATATGTACCGGATGTTCCACAATTTTATGTCAACCCACTGGAGGAAGAGCTAGACTAACTGAag GTTGTTCTTTCAGGAAGAAAGCTTACTAA